One Halobaculum sp. CBA1158 DNA segment encodes these proteins:
- a CDS encoding iron ABC transporter permease, which produces MAGEYGEETRTAADRRLAWVNRQLVAVVVASVAVVAVATTLQLSFGAYPVSPLEAWRALADPAVLFSAAAWRAFLLGERVPDYGTATLVVWTIRLPRVLVAVLVGANLAVSGAVLQAITRNELASPFVLGVSSGAGLAVLLTVVVFTGLLPLLPLFAAVGGGVAFLLVYAIAWQGGTNPVRLVLAGVIVSSVFGSVQTGLFLLIEDIGLVQSVVAWTTGSLVGTDWAQVRMLLPWSVVAVGASLLGARELNVLTLGEETAASLGLSVERARFLLSGLAVLAASTSVAAAGIVGFVGLVVPHIVRRSVGTDHKRLLVGCAFAGPALLVAADAGARLALSPAQIPVGIVTGLLGGPYFLYLMRKHGDFGGFR; this is translated from the coding sequence ATGGCCGGTGAATACGGGGAGGAGACCCGGACGGCCGCCGACCGGCGGCTCGCGTGGGTGAACCGCCAGCTCGTCGCCGTCGTCGTCGCCAGCGTCGCCGTCGTCGCCGTCGCGACGACGCTCCAGTTGAGCTTCGGCGCGTATCCGGTCTCGCCGCTGGAGGCGTGGCGCGCGCTCGCGGATCCGGCGGTGCTGTTCAGCGCGGCCGCGTGGCGGGCGTTCCTGCTCGGCGAGAGGGTGCCGGATTACGGGACGGCGACGCTCGTCGTGTGGACGATCCGACTCCCGCGCGTGCTCGTGGCGGTGCTCGTGGGCGCGAACCTCGCGGTGTCGGGCGCGGTACTTCAGGCGATCACCCGCAACGAGCTCGCCAGCCCGTTCGTCCTCGGCGTCTCCTCCGGGGCCGGCCTCGCCGTGCTGCTCACGGTCGTCGTGTTCACCGGGCTGCTCCCGCTGCTCCCGCTGTTTGCGGCCGTCGGCGGCGGGGTCGCGTTCCTGCTCGTGTACGCCATCGCGTGGCAGGGCGGCACCAACCCCGTGCGGCTGGTGCTGGCGGGCGTCATCGTCTCCAGCGTGTTCGGCTCGGTACAGACGGGGCTGTTCCTGCTCATCGAGGACATCGGGCTCGTCCAGAGCGTCGTCGCGTGGACGACCGGCTCGCTCGTGGGCACCGACTGGGCGCAGGTCCGGATGCTGCTCCCGTGGTCGGTCGTCGCCGTCGGCGCGTCGCTGCTGGGTGCCCGCGAGCTGAACGTCCTGACGCTGGGCGAGGAGACGGCCGCCTCGCTCGGCCTGTCGGTCGAGCGGGCGCGGTTTCTCCTGTCGGGGCTCGCGGTGCTGGCGGCGTCAACGAGCGTCGCCGCCGCGGGGATCGTCGGCTTCGTCGGCCTCGTCGTCCCGCACATCGTCCGCCGGAGCGTCGGCACCGACCACAAGCGCCTGCTCGTCGGCTGCGCGTTCGCCGGCCCGGCGCTGCTGGTCGCCGCCGACGCCGGAGCCCGGCTCGCGCTCTCGCCCGCGCAGATCCCCGTCGGCATCGTCACCGGACTGCTCGGCGGACCGTACTTCCTGTACCTCATGCGCAAACACGGCGATTTCGGGGGGTTCCGATGA
- a CDS encoding VWA domain-containing protein, which yields MSRDGELPAFRAARDHVREELVRFVRSLRRAGVAVPANAGTTAARALVEVGFDDEATARAALRACLVADADDIATFDRLFPEFWRRLATGLDPDGPAPRRDGPEGGLAPIDGDAAGEDADAPATDRSDRADDGGEPDVESAAAAALGGVVTDAGLADDAERVERAWYSPTGSPTHVSGVAGAEPDIDAAVEELAGGLATLRGRRWRAGDERADGRRSLRASLATGGTVVSIPRREREHDRLRAVWFVDVSRSVLDTVDRSVLLGTLRRARAAWRECRIVFFDETARDVSSAFDEPTAAAALDALARAETEWGGGTRIGESLAGFLRESPTAVDRRTVVFVVSDGLETGDADELERAMATLSRRSAAVVWLNPLAAASAYEPTARGMARALSFVDGLFAFGGPDDLAEVGRQLRRRGVGGRIGYEYDPRRGGPRPRPDPA from the coding sequence GTGAGCCGCGACGGCGAGCTCCCGGCGTTTCGCGCCGCCCGCGACCACGTCCGCGAGGAGCTGGTGCGGTTCGTCCGATCGCTGCGGCGCGCCGGCGTCGCGGTGCCCGCGAACGCCGGGACGACCGCGGCGCGGGCGCTCGTCGAGGTCGGCTTCGACGACGAGGCGACCGCCCGGGCGGCGCTGCGTGCGTGTCTCGTCGCCGACGCCGACGATATCGCGACGTTCGACCGTCTGTTCCCCGAGTTCTGGCGGCGGCTCGCCACCGGCCTCGACCCCGACGGCCCGGCCCCTCGCAGGGACGGTCCCGAGGGCGGGCTCGCGCCGATCGACGGCGACGCGGCCGGCGAGGACGCCGACGCCCCGGCGACGGACCGCTCCGACCGTGCGGACGACGGCGGCGAGCCGGACGTCGAGTCGGCCGCCGCGGCGGCGCTGGGCGGCGTCGTCACGGATGCGGGGCTCGCCGACGACGCCGAGCGCGTCGAGCGAGCGTGGTACAGCCCGACCGGGAGCCCGACGCACGTGTCGGGGGTCGCGGGCGCGGAGCCGGATATCGACGCCGCCGTCGAGGAACTGGCCGGCGGGCTCGCGACCCTTCGGGGTCGCCGGTGGCGTGCCGGCGACGAGCGCGCCGACGGTCGTCGGTCGCTTCGCGCGAGCCTCGCAACCGGCGGCACCGTCGTCTCGATCCCCCGGCGCGAGCGCGAGCACGACCGTCTCCGAGCCGTCTGGTTCGTCGACGTGAGCCGGTCGGTGCTCGACACCGTCGACCGGTCGGTCCTGCTCGGGACGCTCCGGCGTGCCCGCGCGGCGTGGCGCGAGTGCCGGATCGTCTTCTTCGACGAGACCGCCCGTGACGTCTCATCGGCGTTCGACGAGCCGACGGCGGCGGCCGCGCTCGACGCGCTCGCGCGGGCCGAGACGGAGTGGGGCGGCGGCACCCGGATCGGCGAGTCGCTCGCGGGCTTCCTGCGGGAGTCGCCGACGGCGGTCGACCGCCGGACGGTCGTGTTCGTCGTCAGCGACGGGCTGGAGACCGGCGACGCCGACGAACTCGAACGGGCGATGGCGACGCTGTCGCGCCGGAGCGCGGCGGTGGTGTGGTTGAACCCCCTGGCGGCGGCGTCGGCCTACGAGCCGACCGCCCGCGGGATGGCTCGCGCGCTGTCGTTCGTCGACGGGCTGTTCGCGTTCGGCGGCCCGGACGACCTCGCAGAGGTGGGTAGACAGCTCCGGCGGCGCGGCGTCGGCGGGCGAATCGGCTACGAGTACGACCCACGGCGGGGGGGACCGCGGCCCCGCCCCGACCCAGCGTGA
- a CDS encoding molybdopterin-binding protein: MDVAIVTVGDEVLAGETANTNASWLASAIADRGSRVRRILTLPDDRAAIADRVAEWSEAFDAVIVTGGLGGTHDDVTADAVADAFERDLVVDDAVRADVLETVAAYRDENPDLLAEHDLDIDVAAWAALPEGARPLINDEGLCPGFVCGNVYAFPGVPAEMRSLFEGVADEFAGDEVARTVYTPQPEGSMLETLTAFRDRFDVAVGSYPDTEGHNRLTVRGTDPAAVERATEWLRERVAVVEEE; the protein is encoded by the coding sequence ATGGACGTGGCTATCGTCACCGTGGGCGACGAGGTGCTCGCGGGCGAGACGGCGAACACGAACGCCTCGTGGCTGGCGTCGGCGATCGCCGACCGCGGCTCGCGCGTCCGGCGGATCTTGACCCTGCCGGACGACCGCGCGGCGATCGCCGACCGGGTGGCCGAGTGGTCGGAGGCGTTCGACGCGGTGATCGTCACCGGCGGACTGGGCGGCACCCACGACGACGTGACCGCCGACGCCGTCGCCGACGCGTTCGAGCGCGACCTCGTGGTCGACGACGCGGTCCGGGCCGACGTGCTGGAGACGGTCGCGGCCTACCGCGACGAGAACCCCGACCTCCTCGCGGAACACGACCTCGACATCGACGTGGCGGCGTGGGCGGCGCTGCCCGAGGGCGCGCGACCGCTGATCAACGACGAGGGGCTGTGTCCGGGCTTCGTCTGCGGCAACGTGTACGCCTTCCCGGGCGTGCCCGCGGAGATGCGGTCGCTGTTCGAGGGGGTCGCCGACGAGTTCGCCGGCGACGAGGTCGCCCGGACGGTCTACACGCCCCAGCCGGAGGGGTCGATGCTGGAGACGCTGACCGCGTTTCGCGACCGCTTCGACGTAGCGGTCGGCAGCTACCCCGACACCGAGGGGCACAACCGGCTGACGGTCCGCGGGACCGACCCGGCGGCCGTCGAGCGCGCGACCGAGTGGCTCCGCGAGCGGGTGGCCGTCGTCGAGGAGGAGTGA
- a CDS encoding XdhC/CoxI family protein yields the protein MDTNEWSIPETELFDRIATALDDGDGAVLATVVAVEGSAYRRPGAKMLIRPDGGAGSITAGCLEDEVRDIARDVLATGEARVETWDLTGDDDVWGMGVGCNGVITVLLEPLSADYAPVVAARERGDAVAVATVVGGDLPVATRGRYAGGDGDDRGVVAGDLPDWVAEAVREDAQRLLETGGGDVVAVESEDGATAEVFVDGVRPPPEVVVFGSGHDVRPVVELATLVEFRVTVVSFRGVDADGERVSGADEVISASPRDVPDLREWDDDTHAVVMTHNFVDDRLTLDALLETPVSYIGLMGPRKRLAEMREAFVEEGRAFTTAELDRIYTPIGVNLGGDTPYRIAYSIVAELLAVANDREPAHLADLAGPIHDRAGIDSP from the coding sequence ATGGACACGAACGAGTGGAGCATCCCCGAGACGGAGCTGTTCGACCGCATCGCAACCGCCCTCGACGACGGCGACGGGGCCGTCCTCGCGACCGTCGTCGCCGTCGAGGGGAGCGCGTACCGCCGCCCCGGCGCGAAGATGCTGATCCGACCCGACGGGGGCGCGGGCAGCATCACCGCCGGCTGTCTGGAGGACGAGGTCCGCGACATCGCACGCGACGTGCTGGCGACCGGGGAGGCGCGCGTCGAGACGTGGGACCTGACCGGCGACGACGACGTGTGGGGCATGGGCGTCGGCTGCAACGGCGTCATCACCGTGCTGCTCGAACCGCTGTCTGCCGACTACGCGCCGGTCGTGGCCGCCCGCGAGCGCGGCGACGCCGTCGCCGTCGCGACCGTCGTCGGCGGCGACCTCCCGGTGGCGACGCGGGGGCGCTACGCCGGCGGCGACGGCGACGATCGCGGCGTCGTCGCCGGCGACCTGCCCGACTGGGTCGCCGAGGCGGTCCGCGAGGACGCACAGCGCCTCCTCGAGACCGGCGGCGGCGACGTGGTCGCCGTCGAGAGCGAGGACGGCGCGACCGCCGAGGTGTTCGTCGACGGGGTCCGCCCGCCCCCGGAGGTGGTGGTGTTCGGCTCCGGTCACGACGTGCGGCCGGTCGTCGAACTGGCGACGCTGGTCGAGTTCCGGGTGACGGTCGTCTCCTTCAGGGGGGTCGACGCCGACGGCGAGCGCGTCTCGGGGGCCGACGAGGTGATCTCCGCGAGCCCCAGAGACGTGCCGGACCTCCGGGAGTGGGACGACGACACCCACGCGGTCGTGATGACGCACAACTTCGTCGACGACCGGCTCACGCTCGATGCGCTGTTGGAGACGCCGGTGTCGTACATCGGGCTGATGGGTCCGCGAAAGCGCCTCGCGGAGATGCGCGAGGCGTTCGTCGAGGAGGGGCGAGCGTTCACGACCGCCGAACTCGATCGGATCTACACGCCGATCGGGGTGAACCTCGGCGGCGACACCCCCTATCGGATCGCGTACAGCATCGTCGCGGAGCTGCTGGCGGTCGCCAACGACCGCGAACCGGCCCACCTCGCCGACTTGGCGGGGCCGATCCACGACCGCGCGGGGATCGATTCCCCGTGA
- a CDS encoding MoxR family ATPase, whose amino-acid sequence MSERRPTAFADVTDERLRALFDEQSYVADDDVVTSVLLALRLGKPLLVEGEPGAGKTELAKVLAAGFDTDLVRLQCYEGLTAEHALYEWNYTKQLLAVQSGDDDASVFAEEYLLERPLLRALRGEGDAPPVLLIDEIDRADEEFEALLLEVLSDYQVSVPELGTIRAETPPIVIVTSNRTRALSDALKRRCLFCHVAPPSLEKEREILARKVPELDGAVATELCAMAARIREEPLRKPPGAAETIDWARAVAALRRDGDEPLTPAEVHDTLGCLLKEVEDVERVDESLLETLVEAAAEARAEVPS is encoded by the coding sequence ATGAGCGAGAGACGGCCGACGGCCTTCGCCGACGTGACCGACGAGCGGCTTCGAGCGCTGTTCGACGAGCAGTCGTACGTCGCCGACGACGACGTGGTGACGAGCGTACTGCTCGCGCTGCGACTCGGTAAGCCCCTCCTCGTCGAGGGCGAACCCGGCGCGGGCAAGACCGAACTGGCGAAGGTGCTCGCGGCGGGGTTCGACACCGACCTCGTGCGCCTCCAGTGTTATGAGGGGCTGACCGCCGAGCACGCGCTGTACGAGTGGAACTACACGAAGCAACTGCTTGCGGTGCAGTCGGGCGACGACGACGCCTCGGTGTTCGCCGAGGAGTACCTGCTCGAACGGCCGCTGTTGCGGGCGCTGCGGGGCGAGGGCGACGCGCCGCCCGTGCTCCTGATCGACGAGATCGACCGGGCCGACGAGGAGTTCGAGGCGCTGTTGCTGGAGGTGTTGAGCGACTACCAGGTGTCGGTGCCGGAGCTGGGGACGATCCGCGCGGAGACGCCGCCGATCGTGATCGTCACCTCGAACCGCACCAGGGCGCTGAGCGACGCGCTCAAGCGCCGCTGTCTGTTCTGTCACGTCGCGCCCCCCTCCCTCGAGAAGGAGCGAGAGATCCTCGCGCGGAAGGTGCCGGAACTCGACGGTGCCGTCGCGACCGAGCTGTGTGCGATGGCCGCCCGCATCCGCGAGGAGCCGCTGCGCAAGCCGCCCGGCGCGGCCGAGACGATCGACTGGGCGCGGGCGGTCGCGGCGCTCCGGCGCGACGGCGACGAGCCGCTCACACCCGCGGAGGTCCACGACACGCTCGGGTGCCTGCTGAAGGAGGTCGAGGACGTCGAGCGCGTCGACGAGTCGCTGCTGGAGACGCTCGTCGAGGCGGCCGCCGAGGCGCGGGCGGAGGTGCCGTCGTGA
- a CDS encoding ABC transporter ATP-binding protein codes for MTDRSGPVDDGHRDGDRRRDAGGRSAHASDGVLVAEDLVLAYPDSDAPVIDGVTHGFPEGRVTALVGPNGSGKSTLLRGLAGRLEPRSGTVALRDRPLDDYGDRERARELARLPQEPTAPDGISVEELAYHGRYPHRGFLDTVDDADVAAVDRAVGLVGIGHLRDRPLADLSGGQRRLAWVAMVLAQEADVLLLDEPTTFLDLRHQLAVMEVVRTLREDDETTVVLVLHDVEQAARYADEMVVLHEGRIHATGPPASVLEPAMLAEVFGIDAEVDDGRFGPRLTPIGPADSAIGPR; via the coding sequence ATGACCGACCGGTCCGGTCCCGTCGACGACGGGCACCGCGACGGCGACCGCCGCCGCGACGCCGGGGGACGGTCGGCGCACGCGTCCGACGGCGTCCTCGTCGCCGAGGACCTGGTGTTGGCGTATCCCGACTCGGACGCGCCGGTGATCGACGGCGTCACCCACGGGTTCCCCGAGGGCCGGGTCACCGCGCTCGTGGGACCGAACGGGAGCGGCAAGAGCACACTCCTGCGCGGGCTGGCCGGGCGGCTCGAACCCCGGTCGGGGACCGTGGCGCTCCGGGACCGCCCGCTCGACGACTACGGCGACCGCGAACGCGCCCGCGAGCTCGCACGGCTCCCGCAGGAGCCGACCGCGCCCGACGGCATCTCGGTTGAGGAGCTGGCGTACCACGGCCGCTACCCGCACCGCGGCTTCCTCGACACCGTCGACGACGCGGACGTGGCGGCCGTCGATCGCGCGGTGGGACTCGTCGGCATCGGCCACCTCCGGGATCGGCCGCTGGCGGACCTCAGCGGCGGACAGCGCCGGCTCGCGTGGGTCGCCATGGTGCTCGCCCAGGAGGCGGACGTGCTGTTGCTGGACGAGCCGACGACGTTCCTCGACCTCAGACACCAACTGGCCGTGATGGAGGTGGTTCGGACGCTCCGCGAGGATGACGAGACGACGGTCGTACTCGTCCTCCACGACGTCGAACAGGCCGCTCGATACGCCGACGAGATGGTCGTTCTTCACGAGGGGCGGATCCACGCCACCGGGCCGCCCGCGTCGGTGCTCGAGCCGGCGATGTTGGCTGAGGTGTTCGGGATCGACGCCGAGGTCGACGACGGTCGCTTCGGCCCGCGGCTCACGCCGATCGGTCCCGCCGACTCGGCGATCGGGCCGCGATGA
- a CDS encoding xanthine dehydrogenase family protein molybdopterin-binding subunit yields the protein MSIESLDPDEVTAADILGSAIERREDPALITGDAEYTDDIQLADMAHMSVVRSRYGHARIEGVDTSDAEEMPGVIGVYTHDDLHREDTPGGGSFELPVGWLLPSLNNVSHPVLAEDHVRYQGDAIAVVVAEDRYQAADAATAVDVDYDRLDAVTNPDEALGEDAPALHDDAEGNVAFDWEIGDEEKTAEAFESAAHTTSIDITNQLVIPNAMEPRAAVADYSPGTDELDVFMTTQNPHLHRLLMSGVIGHPEHKLSITAPEVGGGFGSKIHHYGDEALVSWCSKLLERPVKWTATRSETYLTDAPGRGHETDAEIAMNDDGDVIGLRVDTRANLGAYLSTFAPAVPTYLYGTLLSGQYDIPAIYGHVTGAYTNVPPVDAYRGAGRPEASFLVERLMNRAANEIGMDPVEFRKRNFVPDDAFPYETEVAVVYDSGEYEKPMNEALDLLDYENFRERQREAREEGRYLGIGFSCYIEACGLAPSELAGQLGAQAGLWESSLVRFHPSGTVTAFCGTSGHGQGHATTYAQIVANELGIDYDDVDIVEGDTDEIPHGMGTYGSRSAAVGGSSLVKSARKVVDKAKEIAAHQLEADPDDLEFEGGEFRVAGAPDRAIGIQDVAQQAYLAHDMPEDTEPGLEATSFYDPDNFVFPFGTHAAIVEVDPETGEIDFEKYVAVDDVGNQINPKIVEGQVHGGVAQGVGQALYEGAEYDDNGTLLTGSMQDYAVPKAEHVPEMTTESTVTPSPHNPLGVKGVGEAGTIAAPQAIVNAVSDALEPFGVDGVEMPMTPERVWNAVNEGATADGGEPVDGAAADTTDDPDADAADGGER from the coding sequence ATGAGCATCGAGTCGCTCGACCCGGACGAGGTGACCGCGGCGGACATCCTCGGCTCGGCCATCGAGCGGCGGGAGGACCCGGCGCTCATCACCGGCGACGCGGAGTACACCGACGACATCCAACTGGCGGACATGGCTCACATGTCGGTCGTCCGCAGCCGGTACGGCCACGCCCGGATCGAGGGCGTGGACACGAGCGACGCCGAGGAGATGCCCGGCGTGATCGGCGTGTACACCCACGACGACCTCCACCGCGAGGACACGCCCGGCGGCGGCTCGTTCGAGCTTCCGGTCGGCTGGCTGCTTCCGAGCCTCAACAACGTCTCTCACCCGGTCCTCGCTGAGGACCACGTCCGGTATCAGGGCGACGCCATCGCGGTCGTCGTCGCGGAGGACCGCTACCAGGCGGCCGACGCGGCAACGGCCGTCGACGTGGACTACGACCGCCTCGACGCGGTGACGAACCCCGACGAGGCGCTCGGCGAGGACGCCCCGGCGCTCCACGACGACGCCGAGGGCAACGTCGCGTTCGACTGGGAGATCGGCGACGAGGAGAAGACCGCCGAGGCGTTCGAGTCGGCCGCCCACACGACGAGCATCGACATCACGAACCAGCTGGTGATCCCGAACGCGATGGAGCCGCGGGCGGCGGTCGCCGACTACAGCCCGGGGACCGACGAGTTGGACGTGTTCATGACGACGCAGAACCCGCACCTCCACCGCCTGCTCATGTCGGGAGTGATCGGCCACCCCGAGCACAAACTCAGCATCACGGCCCCGGAGGTCGGCGGCGGGTTCGGCTCGAAGATCCACCACTACGGCGACGAGGCGCTCGTCTCGTGGTGTTCGAAGCTCCTCGAACGCCCGGTCAAGTGGACCGCGACGCGCTCGGAGACGTACCTCACGGACGCGCCCGGTCGCGGCCACGAGACCGACGCCGAGATCGCGATGAACGACGACGGCGACGTGATCGGCCTCCGGGTCGACACCCGCGCCAACCTCGGCGCGTACCTCTCGACGTTCGCGCCGGCGGTGCCGACGTACCTGTACGGGACGCTCCTGTCGGGCCAGTACGACATCCCCGCGATCTACGGGCACGTCACCGGCGCGTACACGAACGTCCCCCCGGTCGACGCCTACCGCGGCGCGGGCCGCCCGGAGGCGTCGTTCCTCGTCGAGCGGCTGATGAACCGCGCGGCCAACGAGATCGGGATGGATCCGGTGGAGTTCCGGAAGCGGAACTTCGTCCCCGACGACGCGTTCCCCTACGAGACGGAGGTCGCCGTCGTCTACGACAGCGGCGAGTACGAGAAGCCGATGAACGAGGCGCTGGATCTGCTCGACTACGAGAACTTCCGCGAGCGTCAACGGGAGGCGCGCGAGGAGGGGCGCTATCTCGGGATCGGCTTCTCCTGCTACATCGAGGCGTGTGGACTCGCGCCCTCCGAACTCGCCGGGCAACTCGGCGCACAGGCGGGACTATGGGAGTCGAGTCTCGTTCGCTTCCACCCCTCGGGCACCGTCACCGCCTTCTGCGGCACCTCGGGCCACGGACAGGGCCACGCGACGACGTACGCACAGATCGTCGCCAACGAGCTCGGCATCGACTACGACGACGTGGACATCGTCGAGGGCGACACCGACGAGATCCCGCACGGGATGGGTACCTACGGCTCCCGGTCGGCCGCCGTCGGCGGGAGCTCGCTCGTGAAGAGCGCCCGCAAGGTGGTGGACAAGGCGAAGGAGATCGCCGCCCACCAACTGGAGGCGGACCCCGACGACCTGGAGTTCGAGGGCGGCGAGTTCCGCGTCGCCGGCGCGCCGGACCGCGCGATCGGCATCCAGGACGTCGCCCAGCAGGCGTACCTCGCACACGACATGCCCGAGGACACGGAGCCGGGACTGGAGGCAACGTCGTTCTACGACCCGGACAACTTCGTGTTCCCGTTCGGGACGCACGCCGCGATCGTCGAGGTCGACCCCGAGACCGGCGAGATCGACTTCGAGAAGTACGTCGCCGTCGACGACGTGGGCAACCAGATCAACCCCAAGATCGTCGAGGGACAGGTGCACGGCGGCGTCGCGCAGGGCGTCGGCCAGGCGCTGTACGAGGGCGCGGAGTACGACGACAACGGGACGCTGCTCACCGGGTCGATGCAGGACTACGCGGTCCCGAAGGCCGAACACGTCCCCGAGATGACGACCGAGTCGACGGTGACGCCGAGCCCGCACAACCCGCTCGGGGTGAAAGGCGTCGGCGAGGCCGGCACCATCGCTGCCCCGCAGGCGATCGTCAACGCCGTCTCGGACGCGCTGGAGCCGTTCGGGGTCGACGGCGTCGAGATGCCGATGACGCCGGAGCGCGTCTGGAACGCCGTCAACGAGGGCGCGACCGCCGACGGCGGAGAGCCCGTTGACGGCGCTGCTGCCGACACGACGGACGACCCGGACGCCGACGCGGCCGACGGGGGTGAGCGCTGA
- a CDS encoding xanthine dehydrogenase family protein subunit M → MFPDEFDYYAAESVPEALELLDEHSDAETELLAGGHSLLPAMKSGLSSPDVLVDVSGIDALHGVSVEGDTLSIGAMTTYSDLLEVDAAHEHAPAFTAAVEQVGDEQVRNRGTVGGNLAHADPASDLPGAALASDATVVVEGPDGEREIPIDDYFFGMYATALDPGELVTRVEIPSAADAAGAYAKKPSPSSGYAMVGVAALVETDGDTVTAARVGANGVLDHGVRLEPVEEALVGSTLDDDAVEAAGSAATDGVDEVMMMSDLQASAEFRATLLEAYTKRALASVADTATPQAAD, encoded by the coding sequence ATGTTCCCCGACGAGTTCGACTACTACGCTGCCGAGAGCGTCCCCGAGGCGCTGGAGCTGCTCGACGAGCACTCGGACGCGGAGACCGAACTCCTCGCGGGCGGCCACAGCCTGCTCCCGGCGATGAAAAGCGGGCTGTCCAGCCCGGACGTGCTCGTCGACGTGAGCGGGATCGACGCGCTCCACGGCGTCTCCGTCGAGGGCGACACGCTGTCGATCGGCGCGATGACGACCTACAGCGACCTGCTCGAGGTGGATGCGGCCCACGAACACGCACCGGCGTTCACCGCCGCGGTGGAACAGGTCGGCGACGAGCAGGTCAGGAATCGCGGCACCGTCGGCGGCAACCTCGCGCACGCGGACCCGGCCTCGGACCTTCCGGGGGCGGCGCTCGCGTCGGACGCGACCGTCGTCGTAGAGGGACCCGACGGGGAACGCGAGATCCCGATCGACGACTACTTCTTCGGGATGTACGCCACGGCGCTCGATCCCGGAGAGCTCGTCACGCGCGTCGAGATCCCGTCGGCCGCCGACGCCGCGGGAGCCTACGCGAAGAAGCCGTCGCCGTCGTCGGGCTACGCGATGGTCGGCGTCGCCGCGCTCGTCGAGACCGACGGCGACACCGTCACCGCCGCACGCGTCGGCGCAAACGGCGTGCTCGATCACGGCGTTCGGCTCGAGCCCGTCGAGGAGGCCCTCGTGGGCTCGACGCTCGACGACGACGCCGTCGAGGCGGCGGGGTCGGCCGCGACCGACGGCGTCGACGAGGTGATGATGATGAGCGACCTGCAGGCGTCGGCGGAGTTCCGCGCGACGCTGCTCGAGGCGTACACGAAACGGGCGCTCGCGAGCGTCGCCGACACGGCGACGCCGCAGGCGGCCGACTAA
- a CDS encoding ABC transporter substrate-binding protein produces the protein MTRTERTRRRLLATVASAATVGVAGCGGAGGGTDGTAESATATETPTETAAPTTAAPEYEACMEPVGCLSFDEPPETWVANAGIYCDIGVALGLVDRLAAIGSPRRYYTGYYDELPGVSLDKSQFPALSRGTRMPKESFYAVDADVHVMDPVWMINTFGWTEADVEEIATNIGPFFGNYIREQQDAWHTYPYPTLSEAFGNVAALFGRRERYERIEQVRTELAETIRSRLPEERTEVLLLRPQGVPPNSFFPQYMDDSVSDLQWQIVEVDDALTDSGIPEWGVRIDYETIARIDPEVIVMETQFADDFVLDDDSFREFTLNFMREHPVARDVTAVENGRVHAGGINYQGPLVSLFQTEHAARVAYPDEFGDEELFDRERVAGIVTGEG, from the coding sequence ATGACACGAACCGAACGCACGCGGCGTCGGCTGCTCGCGACGGTCGCCAGCGCCGCGACCGTCGGGGTCGCCGGCTGTGGCGGCGCTGGCGGCGGGACCGACGGGACGGCCGAGTCGGCGACGGCGACCGAGACGCCGACCGAGACGGCCGCTCCGACGACCGCCGCTCCCGAGTACGAGGCGTGCATGGAGCCGGTGGGCTGTCTCTCGTTTGACGAACCGCCGGAGACGTGGGTCGCGAACGCCGGCATCTACTGCGACATCGGCGTCGCGCTCGGGCTGGTCGACCGGCTCGCGGCGATCGGGTCCCCTCGCCGCTACTACACCGGCTACTACGACGAACTACCGGGCGTCTCGCTCGACAAGTCGCAGTTCCCGGCGCTGTCGCGCGGGACGCGCATGCCCAAGGAGTCGTTCTACGCGGTCGACGCCGACGTGCACGTCATGGATCCGGTGTGGATGATCAACACCTTCGGGTGGACCGAGGCAGACGTCGAGGAGATCGCGACCAACATCGGCCCGTTCTTCGGGAATTACATCCGCGAACAGCAGGACGCGTGGCACACCTACCCGTACCCGACGCTGTCGGAGGCGTTCGGCAACGTCGCGGCGCTGTTCGGCCGACGTGAGCGCTACGAGCGCATCGAGCAGGTGCGCACGGAGCTGGCGGAGACGATCCGCTCGCGGCTGCCCGAGGAGCGAACGGAGGTGCTCCTGCTTCGCCCCCAGGGGGTCCCGCCGAACTCCTTTTTCCCCCAGTACATGGACGACTCCGTCTCGGATCTGCAATGGCAGATCGTCGAGGTCGACGACGCCCTGACCGACAGCGGGATCCCCGAGTGGGGTGTCCGCATCGACTACGAGACGATCGCCCGGATCGACCCGGAGGTGATCGTCATGGAGACGCAGTTCGCCGACGACTTCGTGCTCGACGACGACAGCTTCCGGGAGTTCACCCTGAACTTCATGCGCGAGCACCCGGTCGCCCGCGACGTGACCGCCGTGGAGAACGGCCGCGTCCACGCCGGCGGCATCAACTACCAGGGCCCGCTCGTCTCGCTGTTCCAGACCGAACACGCCGCGCGAGTGGCGTACCCCGACGAGTTCGGCGACGAGGAGCTGTTCGACCGCGAGCGCGTCGCGGGGATCGTCACGGGCGAGGGATGA